From Bifidobacterium longum subsp. longum JCM 1217, one genomic window encodes:
- a CDS encoding DUF3841 domain-containing protein, producing MIDLYSFQRWPDVRAAFDRSGSYTPSWKAARERSIADGDADWWDGISPAYEWMMGEMEHAGMPRPDPDAAPLWAWARWVDSKGRAHTRPDRRYPGFRHQYDGLELLHLRVDENRVLCTDFDQYHCVINRWPCAPLDADRWTPAEYDRWLDEHWDDPAEKKRLQYRANAIADPKRLPDRWIQACLWTITPHDVVDIRPACGKPDTIGNHG from the coding sequence CTGATCGATCTGTATTCGTTCCAACGGTGGCCGGATGTCAGGGCCGCGTTCGACCGTTCCGGCTCGTACACGCCCTCATGGAAGGCGGCCCGCGAACGGTCGATTGCCGACGGCGACGCGGACTGGTGGGACGGCATCAGCCCCGCCTATGAGTGGATGATGGGCGAAATGGAGCATGCCGGCATGCCGCGTCCGGACCCGGACGCGGCCCCCTTGTGGGCGTGGGCGCGCTGGGTCGATTCGAAAGGCAGGGCGCATACGCGTCCCGACCGACGGTATCCGGGCTTCCGCCACCAGTACGACGGGTTGGAGCTCCTGCATCTGCGGGTCGATGAGAACCGGGTGCTTTGCACGGATTTCGACCAATACCATTGCGTCATCAACCGGTGGCCGTGCGCCCCGCTGGATGCCGACAGGTGGACTCCCGCCGAATACGACCGGTGGCTGGACGAGCATTGGGACGATCCGGCCGAAAAGAAACGGCTCCAGTACAGGGCGAACGCGATCGCGGATCCGAAACGGCTGCCGGACCGGTGGATCCAAGCCTGCCTATGGACGATCACGCCGCATGATGTGGTCGATATCCGACCGGCATGCGGAAAACCGGATACCATTGGGAATCATGGATGA
- a CDS encoding type II toxin-antitoxin system TacA family antitoxin: MTSTITEPARSSRLNMRLTPEQRQTIDIAASLKGSSITQWAIDHLVTDARRDIEEETVTRLPSKAFDEFLKALDRPMPKAAKDLIEMEPDWI; this comes from the coding sequence ATGACAAGCACTATTACGGAACCGGCACGCAGCTCACGCCTCAACATGCGCCTCACGCCAGAACAGCGCCAAACCATAGATATAGCGGCCTCTCTCAAAGGCTCCTCCATAACACAATGGGCCATCGACCATCTCGTCACCGACGCGCGCCGGGATATCGAAGAGGAGACCGTCACCCGTCTGCCCTCCAAGGCATTCGACGAATTTCTCAAGGCGCTTGACAGACCCATGCCGAAGGCCGCGAAGGATCTCATCGAAATGGAACCCGACTGGATATGA
- a CDS encoding GNAT family N-acetyltransferase: MRFTTPRRIESSDMLDGFDCGITPIDEWLSTRSRSAEKQGTAVAYVTYAESGELAGFYSLSAHAMERSNIAGGWLQRNVPERVPMILLGMLGVDRRFQGEGLGRKLLHDAVIRSLNISSELGARALIVDPVDSAAARFYENNGFQHIPESERMFLKLAGKHLV; the protein is encoded by the coding sequence ATGAGATTCACCACACCACGGCGCATAGAGTCCTCCGACATGCTCGATGGCTTTGACTGCGGCATTACGCCCATTGATGAATGGCTGTCCACGAGATCCCGTTCTGCCGAAAAACAGGGAACGGCCGTCGCGTACGTCACCTACGCCGAATCAGGGGAACTCGCCGGATTCTACTCTCTCAGCGCACACGCGATGGAACGCTCCAATATCGCCGGCGGATGGCTACAGAGGAACGTTCCCGAGCGAGTGCCCATGATACTGCTCGGCATGCTCGGCGTGGACAGACGTTTCCAAGGCGAAGGCCTCGGCAGGAAACTGTTGCACGATGCGGTCATACGTTCCTTGAACATCAGCTCCGAACTCGGGGCGAGGGCCCTCATAGTGGATCCCGTGGATTCAGCCGCAGCTAGATTCTACGAGAACAACGGCTTCCAGCACATTCCGGAATCAGAACGAATGTTCCTCAAACTCGCGGGCAAGCATCTCGTCTAG